A window of Ptychodera flava strain L36383 chromosome 1, AS_Pfla_20210202, whole genome shotgun sequence contains these coding sequences:
- the LOC139149907 gene encoding E3 ubiquitin-protein ligase TRIM56-like: MAASQPEILDKFNENFLLCGICSERYKNAKILPCLHSFCEPCLGKLAEKSGVITCPICRRSHELPDDGVSGIENNVFLNDLVQVLDSEENDQGSRKCEGCRQGDQVQQCIECSLALCNNCVTTHQQIPLTRSHRLMSLVEYQKAKSVDPVSVRPPVHCTNHSNYEIEFYCDTCDKAICLKCTVLDHPMTEHKYRCVKDAAKEFTTELSAAIDKVKVKETQARDSKASITSVLQSLETCVQRVENKIQEHTRRAIENITGMIQESGDQLVKELREEYNARKLNLDAQLKELEIMESDLSNAREYAENVMHYGNTSVLMSAKVGIASQMDQLVKLEAEFLLTSMACNPCQN; this comes from the coding sequence ATGGCTGCTAGTCAACCAGAGATTCTGGACAAATTCAATGAGAATTTTCTCCTGTGTGGGATCTGTTCAGAGCGGTACAAGAATGCTAAAATTCTACCGTGTCTACACAGCTTTTGTGAGCCGTGTCTAGGTAAGCTGGCTGAGAAAAGTGGCGTAATAACCTGTCCAATATGTCGGCGTTCACATGAACTTCCTGATGATGGTGTGTCGGgcattgaaaacaatgtctTCTTGAACGATTTGGTTCAGGTCTTAGATAGTGAAGAAAATGACCAAGGTTCCAGAAAGTGCGAAGGTTGTAGACAAGGTGACCAGGTACAACAATGTATTGAATGTTCCCTTGCACTTTGTAACAACTGTGTGACAACACACCAACAAATTCCGCTAACGAGATCACATCGACTGATGTCTCTCGTTGAATATCAGAAGGCAAAGTCCGTTGACCCAGTTTCAGTGCGGCCACCGGTGCACTGCACCAACCATTCAAACTACGAGATTGAATTCTACTGTGACACGTGTGACAAAGCAATCTGTTTGAAATGCACTGTGTTAGACCATCCCATGACAGAACACAAGTACAGATGTGTGAAAGACGCTGCCAAAGAATTCACAACAGAGCTGTCGGCTGCTATCgacaaagtgaaagtgaaagaaactCAAGCAAGAGATAGCAAAGCGAGTATTACATCCGTACTGCAATCTCTGGAAACATGCGTACAGAGAgtagaaaataaaatacaagaacacactcgtcgtgccattgagAATATTACTGGTATGATTCAAGAAAGTGGCGACCAACTCGTGAAAGAATTGAGAGAAGAGTATAATGCGAGGAAGTTGAATCTGGATGCACAGTTGAAAGAACTGGAAATAATGGAGAGTGACCTGAGTAATGCGAGAGAATATGCAGAGAATGTGATGCATTATGGGAACACATCGGTTTTGATGTCGGCCAAAGTGGGTATAGCGAGTCAAATGGATCAATTAGTGAAATTAGAAGCGGAATTCTTGTTGACGTCTATGGCgtgtaatccatgccaaaattaa
- the LOC139149975 gene encoding tripartite motif-containing protein 2-like, protein MSKFTDPGKASAMAASQPESLEKFNENFLLCGICSERYKNAKILPCLHSFCEPCLGKLAEKSGVITCPICRRSHELPDNGVSDIENNVFLNDLVQLQDSEENDQGSRKCDGCRQSDQTPSLTEHKYRCVKDAAKEFTTELSAAIDKVKVKETQARDSKASIASVLQSLETCVQRVENKIQEHTRSAIENITGMIQESGDQLVKELREEYNARKLNLDAQLKELDIMESDLSNAREYAENVMHYGNTSVLMSAKVGIASQMDQLVKLEAECHPKESDYMEFEPYEDFCERKAVGEMLLIPCNSEQRTQLCKS, encoded by the exons ATGTCAAAGTTCACTGATCCAGGGAAAGCAAGCGCCATGGCTGCCAGTCAACCGGAGAGTCTGGAAAAATTCAATGAGAATTTTCTCCTGTGTGGGATCTGTTCAGAGCGGTATAAGAATGCTAAAATTCTACCGTGTCTACACAGCTTTTGTGAGCCGTGTCTAGGTAAGCTGGCTGAGAAAAGTGGAGTTATAACCTGTCCAATATGTCGGCGTTCGCATGAACTTCCTGATAATGGAGTGTCggacattgaaaacaatgtctTCTTGAACGATTTGGTTCAGCTCCAAGATAGTGAAGAAAATGACCAAGGTTCCAGAAAGTGTGATGGTTGTAGACAGAGTGACCAG ACACCATCCCTGACAGAACACAAGTACAGGTGTGTGAAAGACGCTGCCAAAGAATTCACAACAGAGCTGTCAGCTGCTATCgacaaagtgaaagtgaaagaaactCAAGCAAGAGATAGCAAAGCGAGTATTGCATCCGTACTGCAATCTCTGGAGACATGCGTACAGAGAgtagaaaataaaatacaagaacACACTCGTAGTGCCATTGAGAATATTACTGGTATGATTCAAGAAAGTGGCGACCAACTCGTGAAAGAATTGAGAGAAGAGTATAATGCGAGGAAGTTGAATCTGGATGCACAGTTGAAAGAACTGGATATAATGGAGAGTGACCTGAGTAATGCGAGAGAATATGCAGAGAATGTGATGCATTATGGGAACACATCGGTTTTGATGTCGGCCAAAGTGGGTATAGCGAGTCAAATGGATCAATTAGTGAAATTAGAAGCGGAATGTCACCCGAAAGAAAGCGACTACATGGAATTTGAACCGTATGAAGACTTCTGTGAAAGAAAGGCTGTTGGAGAGATGCTGTTGATCCCGTGTAACAGTGAGCAGCGCACCCAGTTATGCAAGAGTTGA